In the genome of Candidatus Korarchaeota archaeon NZ13-K, the window CCGGATCCCTGGCTGACAGGCTGTAGATCCCGGGCAGGTCGACTATCCTCAGCCTCACCCCCCCGTGGGTGAGGACGCCCTCGAACCTCTGGAGCGTCACCCCAGCCCAGTTGGCGACGTGGACGTTTCCCCCCGTCATCCTGTTGAAGAGCGTGCTCTTCCCAACGTTCGGGGATCCGGCCAATCCTATCAGAAGTTCCCTCAATCCACCACCTCTACTAGGACCCTAGAGGCCAGCCCCCTGCCCAGGGCGAACGTGACGCCTTTCACCCTTATCACAATGGGACCGAAGGAGTTGGAGAGCACCTCCACCACCTCCCCGGGCAAAATCCCCATCTCCATGAGCCTCCTGGCAGCTCCCCAGCCGCCGGCTATCGAGACCACCCTTCCTCTCTCCCTGGGCCTCAGGCTGGAAAGGGGGACGGGCTGACCCAACTCACCACCAAAGTTAGATTAACCTAACTTTTATATAAGCGTTCCCTCAGGAGGGCCAGGCCCCTCCTCCTGCCCCTGGAGAGCCTCTCCTCGATTGTCCCCCTTGTCACTATCTCGTAAACATCCGCCACCTTCCCCGGGGCCCCCCTGACGACCCTGCCGACCCTCTGGGCCATCTGCCTCCTGGAGCCTGATCCGCTAACTATGATTGCAACATCCGCATCAGGAACATCTATCCCCTCATCCAGGACCCTGGTTGTCACTATCACGTTGATCTCCCCCCTCCTGAACCTCTCGAATATCTCCGCCCTGTTTGAGGTCTTCCCTATCATGAGCTCAACCCTGTACCCCCTCCTCCTCAGCTCCTTGTAGACCTCCTCGGCCTGGTCTATGTACTCCGTGAATATCAACACCTTCCTATCCCTGACCTCCTCCATTATCCTCAGGACCTCCCCTATCTTACCAGCTGCCTTCAGGGCGTACCTCTTCTCGATCATCCTCCTCTCCTCCTCATCCCTGGCGAACCTGAGCTCCCTCTCCATCCTCCTTCTCTCCTCCTCACTCAGATCGACGTAGACGAGGTGATGCCTCACCGGGGCGAGGAAACCCCTGGAAAGTAGCTCCTGAAAGCTTATCTTGTACACTATGTCGCCAGCAGTCAGGAATATAAGGTGATCGTTCCCGTCCGCCCTCTCGGGCGTCGCTGAGAGCCCCAGCCTGTACCTCGCCTTCGACCTGAAGGCCACCTCCTTGAAAGTGGAGGCGGGCACGTGGTGCACCTCATCGAATACAACAAGCGAGAATCTATCGAAAAGAGAGTCTATGTGCTTGGCCACCGAGTTGTATATTCCAACTGTAACTGGTCTCAGCTCCTTCCTCCTCCCGGAGAAGACCCCGGGATTAACGGAAAGTCTCTCCCTGATCAGCTGAACCCACTGGCCCACCATCTCCTCGGTGACCACGCATACCAGGGTGCTCCTGGAGGTCCTGAATATTGCCTCGAGCCCCACATAGGTCTTCCCGGCTCCCGTCGGCATTACAACTGTTCCGAACCTCCCGTTCTCCTCCCACCTCCTGACGGCCTCCTCCTGAAAGTCGTAGAGGGAGAAGGACTTCACTGGATGGATCTCCTCCTCCGGCCAGCTGATCTCATCCCTCACGGAGAACCCGTTCCTGCTTGCCATCCTGACGATCCAGTGATGGGCGAAGTAGGGGGCCTCGAACCCCCTGCCGGTCCTCCTCAGAACTCTTATCTCCTGAACCCTGACCTCCCTGAGGGTCTTCACGTAGTACTTTACTGTGGATATGCTCTCCAGGTCCCTGAGCAGGCCTTCATCCTGATAAGGGATCTCCAGGACCATTCCCCTCCCACCATCCCTCAGGATCACCTCCTTCTTGACAGAGAGCATCCCCTTCACCCTCTCGAGGAGCTCATCTAGATAGTAGCCGTTTATCGAGCCTGTCAGCCTGTCGTAGGCCCCAAGGGGACCGAGCTCGGAGAGCATCCTTTTGATCTCGCTCAGGTCCAGGACCGCCAGCCCCTCCTCGAGCCTGAAAGGCTCCCTGACCTCGCCGCAAGGTAGGAAGGCGAACTTCCCCCTTTCGAACATCCTCCTCAGCCTCTCATCAATCTCCTCACTGTATCTCAGGATCTCATCCATTATGAGCTCCTCCGGCACCCCGAAGACATCGGAGAGGATGCTTGTATCGCCGCAGATGGCCCTCCTCGGATCTAGGACCCAGACCGCCCCGGAGGGGTCGAACCTGCAGATCCTCCTGAGCCTCTCCCTCACCTCATCGAAGATGGAATCGGACACGGACCTCTCGAATACCCTGCCGGCCACCCTGACCCTCAAGGGGATCTACTCCACTATTGCCACTATCTCCCCTATCCCCTTGGTCCTCCCCTCTCTGAAGACGAAAGGACTTCCCAAGGTCACGTACTCCGGCCTAAGGATGAACTTGAAGGTGGCCTCCGCGACATCTCCTGTCCTGAGGTACGGCTTAGACGCCTCAATGAGCTTAGCTGGCTGCCTTATGGTCTTAAGGTGTATAACGGGCTCGTAACCCGCTTTTATCGTCGTCGGGTGGTGGAGCACCCTTATGCGGGCCCTGAACATCCTCACGGCCTTAGGCTTGGAGTTCATATCTAGTAGGACCATCCCCTTCCTCACCTCATCGTAGTCAGCATTAGTAATCGCGAATGTGGCGAACTGGCCTGCAAGAGCTCTCTCCACGCTCACCCTGTTGACCTGGATGGACTTCACCCTGACCACCCTGAAGGAGCCGTCATCGAAGGGGCCGAGGAGCGCCCTCTGGCCAGCTGATATGAGGCCCGACTCCACCAGACCGGAGAGGACGAGCCCCACCCCGGGCACGTTGAACTTGTCATCGACGTAGCAGATGAACTCACCGTTCTGCCTCTCAGCCCAGTTCACCCTCTGGGGCAGCATGTTCATGAACCTCTTGAGGAGGGGCAGGCCCTCACCCGTGACGTTTGAGATCAGGAATATGGGCGCGACCCTCCCATGGGGCATGTTCCTGGCAGCCAAGGCGCAGTCGTTCTCGTCCCTCACCAGAAGCGGGACCTTGTTAACGCCCGGAAGCTTGAGGACACTGATCAGACTCTCTAGGTTCCTCCTGAGCACGTCCTCTGGCGTTATGTCCACCTTCGTCACCACTAGGAAGGTCGGTATTCCCAGGACGACTGATATGCCCAGGTGCTCCCTGAAGCTCCCTATGGGGCCCGCGTTAGCTGCGACCACCAGGGCCGCGTAGTCCGGGAGGGATCCCATGACCCCCTTGAGGGTGGTCCTGAGGTACCTCTCGTGACCGGCGAGGTCTATCAGAGTGATCACCTTGGAGGACCTGAGGTATATCTCCGCCTCGTCATAATGCCTGAGCTCATCGTTGACCGAGTTCCCGGAGTCGTCGAAGCCAATTATGTGGTGGCTCACGGATGAGGACCTCCTGTACTTGAGCTCGTGAAGGTACCTGGCGACCTGGCTCATTGCCAGGCCGTCGCCATCATCTAGGGTCCCGGAGATCAGGACACCCTTCAGGGTGGACTTCCCGGCATCCACGTTCCCGAGGAGGGCCACTGACACCTGTATGGGAGGGACTTCCAGGCTCCTCCTTATCAGTAGCTCGTAAACGTAACCTCTTGATGCCCTTTCCTTCCTTACGATGATGAACTTGGCTCCCAGCCTTCCGGTCACCTCCTCCATGACCCTCAGGGACTCAGATGCCTCCTCATCCGTCAGGCCCACTGGCATCCCATCGTCCGTCAGGCCGAGCTCGTAGAAGGCCTCGCCTCCCCCCTCGTTGAGCCTGTAGTTGAGCTGGGTCACTAGCCTCTCCACCCTCTCCTCGGAATCCGCCTCAAGCCTCAGCTTGTACTCCAGGTTACCCTCCTCCCTCTCGGGTTCCAGTCTAAATACCGATCACCTCTATCCGGGATCCCGGCGTCGGGATAAAAATAAATTGTGTTGCCTCCGGGATCAGCGGGTCACCATGCAGCCCAGGGTCTTCATAACGAGGGAGATACCCGAGAGGGGGCTCTCGAGGATAAGGGAGCACTTCGAGGTCGACCTATGGAGAGATGAGGCTCCTCCGCCCAAGAGCGTCATACTGGAGAGGGTGAAGGAAGCTGATGCCCTGGTTTCCCTGCTCACCGACCCGATAGATGCTGAGGTATACGATGCCGCCCCCAGGCTGAGGATAATCGCCCAGTACGCCGTGGGCTACGACAACATAGACGTCGGTGAGGCCACGAGGAGGGGGATATACGTGACGAACACGCCGGGCGTGCTCACGGAGACCACAGCGGATTTCGCATTCGCCCTCCTTATGGCTGCAGCTAGGCGCGTGGTGGAGGCGGACAGGTACGTCAGGGAGGGGAGGTGGAGGGTCGCCTGGCATCCCATGATGATGCTGGGCCACGACGTGCACGGCAGAACACTTGGAATAGTGGGCCTCGGGAGGATAGGCGCGGCCATGGCCAGGAGGGCCAAGGGGTTCGGTATGAGGGTCCTCTACTACGATTCCATAAGGAGGGAGGACCTGGAGAGGGAGCTAGGGGTGGAGTACGTCCCCCTGGAGAGGCTACTGGAGGAGTCGGATTTCGTCTCACTCCACGTCCCCCTGACGCCGGAGACATACCACCTCATAGGGGAGGAGCAGCTGAGGAGGATGAAGCCCACGGCCATACTGGTGAACACATCCAGGGGGAAGGTGGTGGATCAGAGGGCCCTTTACAGGGCGCTGAAGGAGGGATGGATAGCCGGAGCCGGCCTGGACGTATTCGAGCAGGAGCCGATACCGCCGGATGATCCCCTCCTTAAGCTGGAGAACGTGGTGCTTGCGCCCCATGCCGCGAGCGCCAGCCACGAGACGAGATCGAGGATGGCCGAGATCGTGGCGGAGAACCTCATAGCCTTCAAGAGGGGGGAGGTTCCCCCGAACCTCGTAAATCCAGATGTAGTGAGGGTGAGGCCCCCAGGCTTCTGATTTTTTTAGCGAGGGACTGAGAGGATCCTCCTTATCCCCTCA includes:
- a CDS encoding ferrous iron transport protein A, coding for MGQPVPLSSLRPRERGRVVSIAGGWGAARRLMEMGILPGEVVEVLSNSFGPIVIRVKGVTFALGRGLASRVLVEVVD
- a CDS encoding ATP-dependent helicase, coding for MRVRVAGRVFERSVSDSIFDEVRERLRRICRFDPSGAVWVLDPRRAICGDTSILSDVFGVPEELIMDEILRYSEEIDERLRRMFERGKFAFLPCGEVREPFRLEEGLAVLDLSEIKRMLSELGPLGAYDRLTGSINGYYLDELLERVKGMLSVKKEVILRDGGRGMVLEIPYQDEGLLRDLESISTVKYYVKTLREVRVQEIRVLRRTGRGFEAPYFAHHWIVRMASRNGFSVRDEISWPEEEIHPVKSFSLYDFQEEAVRRWEENGRFGTVVMPTGAGKTYVGLEAIFRTSRSTLVCVVTEEMVGQWVQLIRERLSVNPGVFSGRRKELRPVTVGIYNSVAKHIDSLFDRFSLVVFDEVHHVPASTFKEVAFRSKARYRLGLSATPERADGNDHLIFLTAGDIVYKISFQELLSRGFLAPVRHHLVYVDLSEEERRRMERELRFARDEEERRMIEKRYALKAAGKIGEVLRIMEEVRDRKVLIFTEYIDQAEEVYKELRRRGYRVELMIGKTSNRAEIFERFRRGEINVIVTTRVLDEGIDVPDADVAIIVSGSGSRRQMAQRVGRVVRGAPGKVADVYEIVTRGTIEERLSRGRRRGLALLRERLYKS
- a CDS encoding elongation factor 1-alpha, whose amino-acid sequence is MERLVTQLNYRLNEGGGEAFYELGLTDDGMPVGLTDEEASESLRVMEEVTGRLGAKFIIVRKERASRGYVYELLIRRSLEVPPIQVSVALLGNVDAGKSTLKGVLISGTLDDGDGLAMSQVARYLHELKYRRSSSVSHHIIGFDDSGNSVNDELRHYDEAEIYLRSSKVITLIDLAGHERYLRTTLKGVMGSLPDYAALVVAANAGPIGSFREHLGISVVLGIPTFLVVTKVDITPEDVLRRNLESLISVLKLPGVNKVPLLVRDENDCALAARNMPHGRVAPIFLISNVTGEGLPLLKRFMNMLPQRVNWAERQNGEFICYVDDKFNVPGVGLVLSGLVESGLISAGQRALLGPFDDGSFRVVRVKSIQVNRVSVERALAGQFATFAITNADYDEVRKGMVLLDMNSKPKAVRMFRARIRVLHHPTTIKAGYEPVIHLKTIRQPAKLIEASKPYLRTGDVAEATFKFILRPEYVTLGSPFVFREGRTKGIGEIVAIVE
- a CDS encoding D-glycerate dehydrogenase, whose protein sequence is MQPRVFITREIPERGLSRIREHFEVDLWRDEAPPPKSVILERVKEADALVSLLTDPIDAEVYDAAPRLRIIAQYAVGYDNIDVGEATRRGIYVTNTPGVLTETTADFAFALLMAAARRVVEADRYVREGRWRVAWHPMMMLGHDVHGRTLGIVGLGRIGAAMARRAKGFGMRVLYYDSIRREDLERELGVEYVPLERLLEESDFVSLHVPLTPETYHLIGEEQLRRMKPTAILVNTSRGKVVDQRALYRALKEGWIAGAGLDVFEQEPIPPDDPLLKLENVVLAPHAASASHETRSRMAEIVAENLIAFKRGEVPPNLVNPDVVRVRPPGF